The DNA region TTGCGCCGACTCAAAGCCAGCATCGTAGGAAGACCGCTTCCTAGGCGTGGAGGCCATGATGAATGGTGGGGAGCTGGTCGGGGATACTCCGGTACCACGCAGCAGGCATGGAATGCGTCAGGAACAGTTCCTTTGGCCCGTGTTTAGCTTTTCCTGTTGGTCAAATCGAAAAGCAGCTCGGCTAAGGATTGACTGGGAGCTCgggaaaaaaagacaaaaaagagagaggagaaagagggagtTTTGACGGGGGGTAAGATGGGGTCCAAAATAACCCCGCCTCGCGATCGGACAATATCACTTGCTCCGAACAAGTGGCGAGATTATAAAGGAATACAACGGTGTATGTAGTGAGTTAATCTGGAAATATGCGAGTTAATTGCATAATTCAACATCAGCATGGTTTGTAGAAGCCCCAAGAACATAAGGCACAAACTCTGACAGCAGGTACTCTGGGGTATATCCGGGGTACGTCTGGGGAATATCCACCGCAAATTCTCCGCTCCCACACCAGAGCTGTATTTATTGAATGGATGCAAATTCACCCTACTATGCTGTACTGTGTCAAAGACTCTATAGGAATGAAAAGTCGTTGAATGATCATGGTGTGACTACTATGGTATGGAAGAGTCAAATACAGAGGGAGAAGCGGTCATCATGACAGCAATAACAAATAGATCTTAAAACGCAATTCTCTCCAAGTAATTTCCTCTAATCAACAGCTACCATTCTGTTCTCAATGAAGTACCCTGCATAATCTCTGGTTGTTCAATTCTGAATTACGACGACGTTGAGTCTAATACGGTAACTTGGCTGAAAGAATTTCGTGCTGGTGAGTCTCCGACATTCCAATCGAGCACTTGCAAAGGTCTCATTTATTATTTGTATGGCTACTACACATCACCATCCTTATCCGAGGTCCGTCTTTCTGGCGTCGGATTGCAAATGGCGACGGGCAATTGGAACTACTTTAGGGCTCCTGTCGATGAGATCACACGATGGGATGACAAGGATAATTCCTGGGGTGACGTTCCAATACTAGAATCACAAGATGACCAATATGAATTAGTCTTTCATAATGCTTActggcttcttcttcaagagAGATTTCAGGGAAGGCCAGTCCCATTGGACCGACTGATCGAAGTCCTAAACTCTGTCCCATTGATCGAGGTCAGCCCATGGGATTTTATTCCATTTGAGAACAGGGATAGTGACTTTGACAACAATTTCTACATTAATTTGCTTGAGCAGCTCTACATGTGGGAAAATGGATATAATGGTTTGGTTCATGTTGACAGAGGGCCATTATCCATGGGAAAGTCAAAGTTGGCAGCACATTCAATTTTATCAATGGCACAGACTTTCATCTTTAATCCTTACACTGTGAAGAGCATGCAGGAATCATTTGACAGAGCTTCTCTTTTGCCTCCAGCCTTCAGTGTCTTCATTAGAAACAGGCGAAAACGGCCATATAAACAACTGTCAAAATCCATTCAAAAAGACAAATCCTTGCAAAACGTGAAATACAATGGCTGTTTTTCCCAATTCTCCTATGAGATTGTAGAAGAGATAGCGTCACACTTACCAATGCACAGTGCACTCAACCTCTGGCTGGCCTCATGAGTATTTAGTCCTCTGTTTTCCAGCCAAAGATTCTGGGCCACCAGGTTTCAAACTGGCAGTGATCAAGAGTTGCTCATTGAAGCTCAGTGGTATCCAAGAAACGCGATTGGCATTCCCTGTATCATTTGACAAATGACACCGAAATGTCCCCTGCATTGCAGAATAGGAAATGGGTCTGGGGTCTGATTGAGACTCCTGAGGTGGTTTATATGGGCGCTTTGGAGGCAGGCAATGTCAGCCAGAATAGGATGTTCCTCCCGTAGTAGTCGGTATTGATCGAATGCCGCTGCGGCCACCGATCGCCAGCTGAAGCTGAGTAAAGCCTCTGGGACAAAAGCCTCCGCCTGCTCATGGTCCAGCTGGGCATCTTGTTCGCCGGCTGTGTTGAGTAGATCCAATAATGTGTCGGTGAAGATCCTCCTTTGTTCCAACAAGGCCAAAGCTTGTTCCCTAGCATCTTTTGAGACCAGCAATTCCGGGCGAAAAAGGGTGGTGAAGACACGAAAGGGATTCCAGTCTAGACTTGCAGTATGTTTTGGGCGGAAACAAGTCGCGTGAATTGGTAGGCCTGATGCAGACAAATCATAGTAGCCAATAGGATACATGCCAAGGACTGCGAATATTCGTTTCACGATCTGGAGTTCGTAAGGGATCCCCAGACGGTTTGCGCCGTGCCTCTCAAGTGTGAGCCACTCTGCACTTGCGCGTAAGGCCACAGTATCAGCGGCAGACGTCTTGCTGATGGCATCCTCAAGTGTTACGGCATTGATATTGTGCACTATCTTGACCAAGTCGCCGTAGAGAGGAACTTCCTCTCTGTACATTCTGGACTTGGCCACGGCGAACTTTGTCCGTAGCTCGTTGACGTCGACGAAAGAAGGGCGGTCTTTGCTAGAAACTTGAACCACCTCGAAAAGCCTTGTCGTTGGTGATTTATTTGGAGAAGGCTTTGGACATCCGGTGTCGATTTGTGGCTGACTCTACATGGGTTTTACATCCACCACTTGCGGATTTATACCCATGATCAGCATTTTTCATAGTTCGGATATCAGGGCAGAGTTCTACTTTCCTGGGACTGAGAGCCATTTCCATACCGCTGGCTAAAAGGAGCCGTATTTTTATTTCTACAGTAGAAAGTAGCCTCGCCGGCGTAGGCAATCTGGTATGATCAGGGAGCCCCTGACTGGCAAGGAATGTGTTGTACCTATTGAGGACCGCTGTTTGGGGTCTGCTCACCTCAGAGACTGGTTCTTATCATCCAGCATACCCTCTCGTTACCGCGTGGTGCGCTGTCGTCGCATATCCGACAAACCAATGCTCCTGGAATCTGCGCGGTTCAGGAGATGATGGATGTCTTGGGAAAGATTGGAGGGAAAGACAAATTGGGGCTTATtcaggagaaggaggatgcGGAGCTAAAGGCGATTCTGCTCTTGTGGCCTACGAGGTTTGATAAACTCACAGGCGTTCTCGCTGGGATTCAAGCCGGGTGGATCGTTTGAGCAGGCTGTGAAGGATTACTATGAGACTGAAGTGGCGTAACAATAGATCTTTGTTATGTGCATTATGATAGATTATGTACTGTATAGGCTTGCATATACATCTTGCAGTGGTCATAATACCAATAATAAATAAGACGCATCCCATCAAGCAACTCCGCGTAGATCCTACTTTACTTCCAAACCTGAAATCACTTAGCCACACATACAAAAACGACGTTCAATAGCTCTGCCAAACCTGTCCATCAATAGCAATCAACCGATCAAACAGCTGATTCCGTGTGGTCATAGCCGTAAGCTGATACCTCTGTCCCGGTTCTCTCCCAATGAGCAACAACCCATCCACAACCTCTTTACTCCCCACAGCCCATCCAACAACCAACTTACCCTTCCACCCAAGACCACCTGTCTTTCTCATCTCCCTGATATCAGAAACAGGAAGCGAGAATAGTACTGTGCCGTCCTGTCTGCTCTCGATTTCCATGTTGTCGAAGTGCAGTGCAGACTCGGTGGTGAAATAAAGTAAGGGAGGGTCTTTGGAGGAGTCGATAATGGCTGCTCCACGTTTGCCTTTGTATCGTGCATCGAACTCGACAGGGCCGGAGGGGAGAGCTCGCTTGCCTTTGCTGCGGAGGATTCCGACGCGAGCTTTGGCGTGACGGGAGCCGGCGACGGCGCGGGCTCTATCGACGGCGAGTTTGCTTTTGATGCTTGTTGCAGTCGTGCCGCGGAAGAAGGAGACAATATAAGAAAGGATACCTTGCTTCTGCTTATGAGGTTCTGCTATATGTTGTGGTGATGGGGAGCCGGGGCGCGAGTTTTCGCTTTCCGAGGTTGGGGCTGATGTGTTGTTGCCATAGGAAGGGTTTTTTGCTCGTGAGcctgggggaggagggagaggtgcAAGATTTGTTTCCCCAATGCGTAGGAGGGTCAGTGTGAGTTGAGCATTTGTGGGAATGCCCTGGAGAAGTGTACTATGTGTTTGCAATTAGCAAATGTCCGTTAAATGGTTAATCGGGCTTGGTCATACTTCCGCAGTTCCAAGAGACGTTTCCAGTTCGAGTATCTGCGATCCAAGAATTTCACAGCACGCTGAACAACAGGGTCGCCAAAGAAGACGAAGCCAGAAAGGAATGTGCTGATCTTAACGAAGGCGTAGCTCGAGATGATAAAAGAGGTAAACAGGGCGAACATTAGGACCCCCACAAATCGTAAATATGGAGTCACCATGGGAAAAGGTGGAGTTGGAGAGAGAGCACTATATTGAAAAAAAGTTAATACTGTTAACTTTGTATAGCCCTCGATACTCACTTCTCAAACCGTTCGCACGTATCTGTGATATCGCTCAACACTCGCATGGATTGATTCGCCAAATTAACAACAGTCTCCTTTATCGGCTGCCTCGTCTTATCATGCGACTCTTCCGGCTTCTCTCCATGCACAGCAGTTCTTGCATCTGCCGCCTTCGTCGCAATTTCCGCCGGATTAGGTGTCTTATCTATCTTCGCGTCTTGGGGTGCATTTTCCGGTTCAACTTCAGGCATTTCTTGCTCATGTTTACCTGCCGCGCTCTCCACAGTGAGACCGGCAACACTAGCTAGAATATTGCTGGCTTCCTTCTCGGCTGCTTCACCCTTGTACCTTTCTGGTGCACCGGTGGCACTGTCGTCCGAGCCCAGATGACCAGCTTTAGGCTTTTTCGTGCCACCTGTAGCCGTATCAACTAGGGCGATGGGTGCGGGTGGAAAGAGCAACGTTCGAGATGGAGGGTGTACAACGAGAGTTATGAGAACGATAAAGAAAGTAGGCGCGAGAAGATCTAGGAGCCATGCAGCGAAATATACCTATAGAGCGTTAGCTATACTGGTTAAAGAACAGTCACACCAGGCCCGCATACAATACAAAACCCCAATGTACGTTCATATTCCCTCCATGAACGCAACCGAGCAATATGTTTCGCAGCACTAATCAATCTCAAAGCCACGGTTGTATAAAATCGTTCAAGCGTCGCCCGCAACTTATCAGGGGAGAAATTCTCGTCCTCGGCTCGAACAAGGTCAAGTCTCTGCATTGGCGTATCCGGCAAAGCTTTGACATAGTACAGTTGCTGTGCTTGTCAGCAGAGTCCAATCAATAGATCATCCAGAGTGGAATACTTTGTCAAATCGTCTAAGTAGCATCCAAAGATCATCGTTTGCTAAACCTGGGACTATCTGTTCCCCAATCTCACCAGGCCCATGCTCCCATCCAATATCCGAAACTTCCTGAGATGCGCCAGCTTTCTGAACTAAACCCTCCTCATCTGACACAGCTTGGGAGATTGCATGACTGTTTGTAGGTCCCTGGTTCTCGATTCTTGATGTTGCATTTATGTGGTGGACGAGGTTATGGCCCATGTGTCTGCCCTCGCCGTCGTCGGATTTGACCACAGAAGACAATGGATTAGAGACCATATTGCTATTGCTCGGAGTGGTAATTTGCTATATATTCCTCGGGGTAAGAGATAAGACAATTGCGATATTTAATGATCAAATGGTCCTCCATTATTCATCAGTGAATCCAGTAACTGACGTTGATGTCATTCCGACTCAACCAGGAAGTGGTTAATCTTGGTTGACCCAGTTCAGACGGCATCCGTCATTGTTGTTACTCACAACACTGCCACTCCTAAGGGCTCCTTTGAATTCCCTCTATGCTGATATACAAAGTAGAAATCCTCAGGGGGAGCAAAAGAATGTCGAACAGCGTCGTTCTATACTATGACACCATTTCAGCCAATAATCATGTAGATAGTCTTTAGTCATCATGAATCCGCGCCACACTGTGGCCTATCAAAGCCACACTATCGCCCAAAGAGGAAATACGCGTCCAAGTCGCGGAAGCCACTTTGGTTTAACAGACAACGCTCTTCAGGAACTGCTATGGCAGCACAATAGGCCCCTTGGACGCATTTTGGAGACAATAAGACACGTATTTCTGGATCATCGCGTTGGCGCACCATGAGCGAAGAGACCTGCGCGAATCCCCTGCTGCTGGGATGGATCAAGGAATGGTTGGATCAGGCGAGAGAGCGGAATAGCAAAGGATTTACGGTGTTCGTCTCCTTATAACTTGATTCTGAGGTATATATGGCTAATTGGGTATTCTCAGGTACAAAAAGGCTTATGAATCGATGAAAGCATGCCCGTTGGTTTTCCAACATCCGTCTGAAGCTCAGCAGTTGAACGGACTCGGGCCGAAGCTCTGTGACCGATTGACGGATAAATTGAAAGAGTACTGTGCGCAGAATGGACTTCCCGAGCCTGAGCCGCCTCATAAAAGTATGTACCTTGTCCTGACAATCATCTGTTACCTGGTACTAAGAACAGCAGAAAGCAAAAGACCCTCTGGCGAAGGCCTCCCAGAAGACCAACCCGCAAAGAAATTACGCAAAAAAAAAGCCTACGTCCCAGCTTTACGCTCAGGCCCATACGCCTTACTGCTAGGACTGGGGACTCTTAACGAGAATGCATCTCAGAGCATGACGAAAGCGCAGTTGATCGAAGCAGCGCAGCCATATTGTGATAGCTCGTTCACGGTCCCGCCCGATCCTACCAAATTCTACACGGCTTGGAACTCGATGAAGACGTTGGTTCAGAAGGATTTGGTTTATGAGCATGGACGACCGTTGAGGAAGTATGCGCTTACGGAAGAGGGGTGGGAGGTTGCGAAGAGGGTTCAGAAGACTTTGCCAGGGACAGGGCAATCGACGTTGCCTTTTGGAGTATGCTACACTGCATTCTCGGGTCGAGCGATCGCTGACATTTGCAGGGAACTGATGAACAAGCAAGTGCAAACCCCAGACTCCAACGAACCCCATCAATATTTAccgacaacgacaacgacatcCAAGCCTCGACATCCCAACGCCCCGGCGCCGTCCCCGAAACTCTAGACGAAGACCAAGAAGACCTAAACCCCTACACCCTAGGGACAGGCGCCGCAGATGGCTCTAACATAACCCCCATCCCCCTCGCTCCCAAATCCTTTACAATCCAACTCATCCTTGACACCCGCGAAGTCCGCTCCTCCAAAGACCGCGACTACATCTCCAACGAGCTGACCAAGCGAGGCGTTACCCCTGAAGTCCGCGCCCTGGAACTCGGTGATGCGATGTGGGTGGCCAGAGTGCACGACCAGAGCATACTATCTCGGCACGGTGAAGAAAACGCGAACGACGAGATCATGCTGGATTGGATCGTGGAACGGAAGCGCCTCGATGATCTCGTCGGCTCGATAAAGGACGGTCGCTTCCACGAGCAGAAATTCCGACTCCGTCGCTCGGGAATCAGAAACGTTATCTACCTAATCGAAGAATTCACAGTCACGCAGGATAGCGCAATGGCATCAAAATACCACGAGATGGTCGCCTCAGCAATCGCAACAACACAAGTCGTCAACGGGTACTTCGTCAAGAAAACGCGTAATCTAGACGATACAATCCGCTACCTAACACGCATGACTTTCCTTTTACAGAAAATGTACGACGACTCAACAAACACCCTCTCCTTCCTGCCTACTTCTCAGATCTCCTCGTCGCAGGCATACCTCTCCGCGCTGGAGCGGTTACGGCCCCAGAGTCCAGCGATGACATACGGCGTGACATTCTCCACATTCTCAGCGCTGAGTTCGAAATCCGACGTCCTCGCTCTCCGTGACGTGTTTCTCAAGATGCTCATGTGTATCCGTGGCGTAACGGGTGACAAGGCGCTTGAAATCCAGAGACGGTGGCGCACGCCTAGGGAGTTAGTTGAGGCGTTTCAGGCACTGGATCCGAGGGACCGGGAGGATATGGTTGCGGAGAGGATGAAGGGGATGgtggggaggaagaagatcaTGAAGGCGTTGAGTAAGAAGATTGCGGAGGTGTGGGGGAGTTAGGTTGATGGGGTATTgtttggtgttggtggtatTTGGTTTTTTGTGGGTTGGGTGGGTTATTTTTGGGCTATATGGATATGTGTAATTGGTATTCTGCATAATAATCTTGAAGTTGTTACTGCATAACACTATAGATGGTATCATGAAAACCGAACTCATAAAAGAATCCATAACCTTTCAAATCAATCTCCCTCAACCCATCTCACAGATGCCGATGAAATGAAGAGCCAGCTCCTCATAGCATTTAAATGTCACTTTTGCCCAAAAACCTCCTCACCCGATCCTCAACCCCCAACGCCAAACTACTACACACAACCGATACACTACTCAATGCCATCGCCAATGCAGCCCACACGGGACTCAGTCTCCAATGCGTATCAACCATCCCGATCACCTCTCCATTACTACCCATGACATCGCGATGGCCACTGACGATAGGATAGAAGACGCCCGCGGCAATGGGGATAAGACAGAGATTGTACACCAAAGCCCATCCGAAATTCATCTTGACGCGGTTGAACACACGGCggctgaggaggacgaggtGGAGGATTGTagtcaaagaagagttgaggaggatgaaaCTAGCAGAGGATAAGGCGACGTCAGACCCCGTAGAAAGCGCGATAGATACATCTGCGGCAGCCAGCGCGGGA from Aspergillus chevalieri M1 DNA, chromosome 2, nearly complete sequence includes:
- a CDS encoding uncharacterized protein (COG:E;~EggNog:ENOG410PIV7;~InterPro:IPR009770;~PFAM:PF07063); this encodes MYREEVPLYGDLVKIVHNINAVTLEDAISKTSAADTVALRASAEWLTLERHGANRLGIPYELQIVKRIFAVLGMYPIGYYDLSASGLPIHATCFRPKHTASLDWNPFRVFTTLFRPELLVSKDAREQALALLEQRRIFTDTLLDLLNTAGEQDAQLDHEQAEAFVPEALLSFSWRSVAAAAFDQYRLLREEHPILADIACLQSAHINHLRSLNQTPDPFPILQCRGHFGVICQMIQGMPIAFLGYH
- the MUS81 gene encoding crossover junction endonuclease MUS81 (COG:L;~EggNog:ENOG410PIJ7;~InterPro:IPR027421,IPR011335,IPR006166,IPR036388;~PFAM:PF02732;~go_function: GO:0003677 - DNA binding [Evidence IEA];~go_function: GO:0004518 - nuclease activity [Evidence IEA]), which codes for MSEETCANPLLLGWIKEWLDQARERNSKGFTVYKKAYESMKACPLVFQHPSEAQQLNGLGPKLCDRLTDKLKEYCAQNGLPEPEPPHKKSKRPSGEGLPEDQPAKKLRKKKAYVPALRSGPYALLLGLGTLNENASQSMTKAQLIEAAQPYCDSSFTVPPDPTKFYTAWNSMKTLVQKDLVYEHGRPLRKYALTEEGWEVAKRVQKTLPGTGQSTLPFGGTDEQASANPRLQRTPSIFTDNDNDIQASTSQRPGAVPETLDEDQEDLNPYTLGTGAADGSNITPIPLAPKSFTIQLILDTREVRSSKDRDYISNELTKRGVTPEVRALELGDAMWVARVHDQSILSRHGEENANDEIMLDWIVERKRLDDLVGSIKDGRFHEQKFRLRRSGIRNVIYLIEEFTVTQDSAMASKYHEMVASAIATTQVVNGYFVKKTRNLDDTIRYLTRMTFLLQKMYDDSTNTLSFLPTSQISSSQAYLSALERLRPQSPAMTYGVTFSTFSALSSKSDVLALRDVFLKMLMCIRGVTGDKALEIQRRWRTPRELVEAFQALDPRDREDMVAERMKGMVGRKKIMKALSKKIAEVWGS
- a CDS encoding DUF3292 domain-containing protein (COG:S;~EggNog:ENOG410PJJS;~InterPro:IPR021709;~PFAM:PF11696;~TransMembrane:2 (i164-193o361-384i)), coding for MVSNPLSSVVKSDDGEGRHMGHNLVHHINATSRIENQGPTNSHAISQAVSDEEGLVQKAGASQEVSDIGWEHGPGEIGEQIVPGLANDDLWMLLRRFDKQLYYVKALPDTPMQRLDLVRAEDENFSPDKLRATLERFYTTVALRLISAAKHIARLRSWREYERTLGFCIVYFAAWLLDLLAPTFFIVLITLVVHPPSRTLLFPPAPIALVDTATGGTKKPKAGHLGSDDSATGAPERYKGEAAEKEASNILASVAGLTVESAAGKHEQEMPEVEPENAPQDAKIDKTPNPAEIATKAADARTAVHGEKPEESHDKTRQPIKETVVNLANQSMRVLSDITDTCERFENALSPTPPFPMVTPYLRFVGVLMFALFTSFIISSYAFVKISTFLSGFVFFGDPVVQRAVKFLDRRYSNWKRLLELRNTLLQGIPTNAQLTLTLLRIGETNLAPLPPPPGSRAKNPSYGNNTSAPTSESENSRPGSPSPQHIAEPHKQKQGILSYIVSFFRGTTATSIKSKLAVDRARAVAGSRHAKARVGILRSKGKRALPSGPVEFDARYKGKRGAAIIDSSKDPPLLYFTTESALHFDNMEIESRQDGTVLFSLPVSDIREMRKTGGLGWKGKLVVGWAVGSKEVVDGLLLIGREPGQRYQLTAMTTRNQLFDRLIAIDGQVWQSY